GGAAAAGAAATACGAGGTACTGGAAGGCTTCTATGAGCATGGATATCATCTGATGGAACGGGACTTCGACAAGATGACGGAATATCTGGGAAAATAGAGAAATCCGTATCAGTATGTGATTTCTTTCAGGATCAGGCCCTGCGGAGAACAAGGAACACTGGAACGCTGCTCCCCTGCAAAAATCGCAGGAATACATTCGGGATCCCGTTTGCCGGTACCGATATCGATCAGGGTACCGATCATAGAACGTGCCATATTGTGAAGAAAATCTGTGGCACAAATGGAAATGTATAAAAATCCGCCGGATTCGGTTACGTCGATGGAAAAGACGGTCCGAACGGTGGATTTTTTGGTCTTTCCATTGGAAAAGCAGGCATAGTCATGGCGTCCGCAGAGAAGAGGGGCTGCCAGACGGATCCGGTCTGCATCGATGGGGAGAAAAGAGTGCCAGGAATATTTGCGCTGGAAAACGCTGGGAACATCGCCGGGCACCAGCTGATAGAGATAAGTACGGCTCTTTGCAGACAGACTGGCGTGGAAACGTTCCGGAACTTCGCAGGCGTCTACCACAGCGATATCCATGGGCAGATATTTATTCAGATAGTGTTTGAAAGAATCGGCAGAAAAATTGCCGTTGGTTTTAAAGTTGATGGTCTGACAAAAGGCGTGTACTCCTGTTTCGGTGCGGAGTCCGCTGTAAACGGTCAGTTCTTCCATCGTCATTTTCTTTAATACGGATGTGATTCGTCCGAGAATGGTATTGGGGGAATCATCCTTTCCCGGCTGCTGCCATCCCTGATATCTTGTTCCGTCGTATTCTATGATTAATTTTATATTTCGCATCTTTTTAAACCCTCATTTTCCGTTGTGTATGATTAAAAAAATTATAACGCAGTCCACCGGCGGTGTAAAGGAAAGGGATTTTATTTTTCCGTTTCTATTTTTTCTTTCGCAGCAAAAGTGTGCTTACGGCGGAGATGGTCTGATCAATCGAGGCAATCTCTTCCGGGGATTTTCCTTCCTTAAATAAATCCATGATCAGAGTAAATTCCTTCTGAGAAAAACGAATGCCCTGCTTATTGGCATTCACGATCAGTCCCATCAGTGCCGGAGCCAGATTTTTGCCTGTCTTCCCCCTGGTTTTCTGATAAGCCTGAAGCAGAAGTTCCTGTTTGATCGGGGAAAGGTTTGAAAATTCCGGATGTTTCATCCAATC
This window of the Mediterraneibacter butyricigenes genome carries:
- the truA gene encoding tRNA pseudouridine(38-40) synthase TruA, encoding MRNIKLIIEYDGTRYQGWQQPGKDDSPNTILGRITSVLKKMTMEELTVYSGLRTETGVHAFCQTINFKTNGNFSADSFKHYLNKYLPMDIAVVDACEVPERFHASLSAKSRTYLYQLVPGDVPSVFQRKYSWHSFLPIDADRIRLAAPLLCGRHDYACFSNGKTKKSTVRTVFSIDVTESGGFLYISICATDFLHNMARSMIGTLIDIGTGKRDPECIPAIFAGEQRSSVPCSPQGLILKEITY